The following are encoded together in the Planctobacterium marinum genome:
- a CDS encoding diguanylate cyclase — protein sequence MCREEILIIDDDPVQIRILCNILGDDFAIRFATSGKEGKELASTFPRPDLILLDINMPDMNGFQLCRELKTIEATKNIPILFVSGRIDDADQLLAFNIGAADFIPKPISPSVLKARVKTQLELVSKNKALEELAFTDGLTHIANRRGFDKRLADEIRRMMRDGKALSLMIIDVDNFKSFNDHYGHTVGDDCLKSIAQVMKKTLSRATDFVARIGGEEFAIILPDSDVEQSCLVAQNLLSNLADKNIPHCQSAQSDRVTLSIGITNQVPAKDLNYEQFFKQADQALYQVKRSSKNGYAVFSES from the coding sequence GTGTGTCGTGAAGAGATATTGATCATCGATGATGATCCAGTCCAGATAAGGATTCTTTGTAATATATTGGGAGACGATTTTGCCATTCGTTTTGCAACGAGTGGCAAAGAGGGCAAAGAACTCGCGTCGACTTTTCCAAGGCCAGACTTGATTCTATTAGATATCAACATGCCAGATATGAATGGTTTTCAATTGTGCAGGGAATTGAAGACCATCGAAGCCACCAAAAACATTCCTATTTTATTTGTTTCCGGCCGTATTGATGATGCCGATCAATTACTCGCATTTAACATCGGCGCTGCTGATTTTATTCCTAAGCCAATTTCGCCAAGTGTGTTAAAAGCTCGAGTCAAAACCCAGTTAGAGCTTGTCAGTAAAAACAAGGCTTTAGAAGAGCTAGCATTTACCGATGGCTTAACCCACATTGCCAATCGTCGCGGATTTGATAAAAGGCTGGCAGATGAGATTCGGCGGATGATGCGAGACGGGAAGGCATTGTCTCTGATGATCATCGATGTTGATAATTTTAAGTCCTTTAATGACCATTACGGGCATACGGTTGGGGATGATTGCCTTAAAAGTATTGCACAGGTGATGAAAAAAACGTTATCTCGTGCCACCGATTTTGTAGCGCGAATTGGTGGGGAAGAGTTTGCTATTATCTTGCCAGATTCCGATGTGGAACAAAGCTGTCTTGTGGCGCAAAACCTGCTTTCCAATCTGGCAGACAAAAACATTCCCCACTGTCAATCTGCCCAGAGTGACAGAGTTACACTCAGTATTGGTATTACCAACCAGGTACCTGCGAAAGATCTAAATTATGAACAATTTTTTAAGCAAGCAGACCAGGCACTTTATCAGGTTAAACGCAGCAGTAAAAACGGCTATGCCGTGTTTTCCGAAAGCTAA
- the lysA gene encoding diaminopimelate decarboxylase, whose protein sequence is MDFFQYQNEQLHAEQVAVADIASEFGTPCYVYSRATIERHWQAFDKAAGQQPHLICYAVKANSNLGVLSVMAKLGSGFDIVSGGELLRVIAAGGDPKKVVFSGVGKTEQEIQLALQHNIYCFNVESPAELQRINKVAAQMDVKAPISIRVNPDVDAKTHPYISTGLKANKFGIEREQAIAIYQQAAAMSHLQVKGIDCHIGSQLTDLAPFVDALDRLLALIDELKENGIEVSHLDVGGGLGVPYQNETPPHPNEYAAALAERLKGREELTLVFEPGRAIMANAGILVTQVEFLKSGAEKNFAIVDAAMNDLIRPALYSAWMNIIQVNAALERNKAIYDVVGPICETGDFLGKERELAIAAGDLLAVRSAGAYGFVMASNYNTRARPPEIMVDGEQVYLVRERETLQELWKLERKLP, encoded by the coding sequence ATGGACTTTTTTCAATATCAAAATGAGCAGCTACATGCCGAGCAGGTTGCTGTGGCAGATATCGCAAGTGAATTCGGTACGCCTTGTTATGTGTATTCACGGGCTACCATTGAGCGTCACTGGCAAGCGTTTGATAAAGCGGCGGGCCAACAGCCCCATTTGATTTGTTATGCGGTTAAGGCGAATTCTAATCTCGGTGTATTGTCTGTGATGGCAAAGCTGGGGTCCGGATTTGATATCGTCTCCGGCGGTGAATTATTGCGGGTTATCGCCGCTGGTGGCGACCCGAAAAAAGTGGTGTTTTCCGGCGTAGGTAAAACCGAGCAAGAAATCCAACTGGCGCTACAACACAATATTTATTGTTTCAACGTAGAATCGCCGGCGGAGCTGCAGCGCATTAATAAAGTCGCAGCGCAAATGGATGTGAAAGCCCCCATTTCTATCCGGGTGAATCCCGATGTTGATGCCAAAACCCATCCGTATATTTCTACGGGTTTAAAAGCTAACAAATTTGGTATTGAGCGCGAGCAAGCCATTGCGATTTATCAGCAAGCAGCGGCCATGAGCCACCTGCAAGTAAAAGGTATTGATTGCCACATTGGTTCACAGTTAACGGATCTGGCCCCATTTGTTGATGCCCTGGACAGATTACTGGCCTTGATTGATGAGTTAAAAGAAAACGGTATAGAGGTTTCTCACCTGGATGTGGGAGGCGGTTTAGGCGTGCCATATCAAAACGAAACACCTCCGCATCCAAATGAATATGCCGCCGCACTGGCAGAGCGTTTAAAAGGGCGAGAAGAGCTAACCTTAGTGTTTGAACCGGGGCGCGCCATCATGGCCAATGCCGGCATTTTGGTTACCCAAGTGGAATTTTTAAAATCCGGTGCCGAGAAAAACTTCGCCATTGTCGATGCCGCCATGAATGATCTCATTCGTCCCGCGCTTTATTCGGCCTGGATGAATATCATCCAGGTAAATGCGGCGCTGGAACGCAACAAAGCGATTTACGATGTGGTTGGACCGATATGTGAAACCGGCGACTTTCTCGGTAAAGAGCGAGAATTAGCCATCGCGGCAGGTGATTTATTAGCGGTGCGCAGCGCTGGTGCTTACGGATTTGTTATGGCCTCCAATTACAATACCCGAGCCAGGCCACCGGAGATAATGGTGGACGGTGAGCAAGTGTATTTAGTGCGAGAACGGGAAACTTTGCAAGAATTGTGGAAACTCGAGCGCAAACTCCCGTAA
- a CDS encoding HD domain-containing phosphohydrolase produces the protein MQTFTHDDLDSEILGDLLEEINELYEASEQTLIELEIKPKDNELQRALFRSIHTIKGDLGMVNFSPLIPLLQHVEDLLDFLRNGQINYTSTMSDLVLLTLDRVKIFVESCISSGTAQYDDQLFKHLVQHISRIKPDNGPQHEKLLAESVLLLDPTLDAKPENDPPAEIANTVNEVVDEEDDSAVNKESNPLDSDNAVAHLSKERQTDIVFFRALMEPIEARSMYWAGRGDRIAKLALLMNKMEGNPIDADQLLVACYVHDFGMAFMPLNILHKRDRLEIAEFNLLRSHVYKSSRLLEHLDQWNEARKIVMQHHERCDGSGYPLGLMEKDICEGAKLLAILDTFDALTHQRAHDTHRKRPKKRAVIEMNNMPDGQYSERWMAVFNKAMASLLMK, from the coding sequence ATGCAAACCTTTACCCATGATGATTTGGATTCAGAAATTCTTGGTGATCTCCTGGAAGAGATCAATGAACTGTATGAGGCCAGTGAGCAAACCCTGATTGAGCTTGAGATCAAGCCCAAGGATAATGAATTACAGCGCGCGCTATTTCGCTCAATTCACACCATCAAGGGTGATCTGGGCATGGTAAACTTCTCGCCGCTGATCCCGCTATTACAGCACGTTGAAGATTTATTGGATTTTTTGCGCAACGGTCAAATCAATTACACCAGTACTATGAGCGACCTGGTGCTGTTGACCTTGGATAGAGTGAAAATTTTTGTGGAAAGTTGTATCAGCAGCGGCACCGCGCAGTACGACGACCAGTTGTTTAAACACCTGGTACAACACATCAGCCGTATAAAACCGGATAACGGTCCGCAGCACGAAAAGTTGCTGGCGGAATCAGTACTATTATTAGATCCCACTTTGGATGCGAAACCGGAAAACGATCCGCCCGCGGAGATTGCCAATACGGTAAATGAAGTGGTGGATGAAGAGGACGATTCTGCGGTTAATAAAGAGTCCAACCCGCTGGATTCAGATAATGCCGTGGCCCATCTCAGTAAAGAGCGCCAAACCGATATCGTATTCTTCAGAGCCTTGATGGAGCCTATCGAAGCCCGTTCCATGTACTGGGCAGGACGTGGCGACCGCATCGCCAAGCTGGCTCTGTTAATGAACAAGATGGAAGGCAACCCCATTGATGCTGACCAGCTACTGGTAGCCTGTTATGTTCACGATTTCGGCATGGCCTTTATGCCGCTTAATATTTTGCACAAACGCGACCGCCTGGAAATTGCCGAGTTTAATTTATTGCGCTCCCACGTATACAAAAGCTCCAGATTGTTAGAGCACCTGGACCAATGGAACGAAGCGCGCAAGATAGTGATGCAGCACCATGAGCGCTGTGACGGCTCCGGTTATCCATTAGGGTTAATGGAAAAAGATATCTGCGAAGGTGCAAAGCTACTGGCTATTCTGGATACTTTCGATGCCTTAACTCATCAGCGCGCCCATGATACTCATCGCAAACGTCCGAAAAAACGCGCCGTTATCGAAATGAACAACATGCCCGACGGCCAATACAGCGAACGCTGGATGGCGGTGTTCAACAAAGCCATGGCCAGTTTATTGATGAAGTAA
- a CDS encoding nucleoside recognition domain-containing protein, producing the protein MLNLIWLTFFFIAALCGFYQWLVLGNQEIFTELVNAMFDMAKLTVELALGLIGALCLWLGIFKIAEHNGWIEKLSKALTPLFRRLMPDVPAGHPAIGSITMNLSANALGLDNAATPLGIKAMQDLQTLNPNKSVATNAQILFLVLNTSSVTLFPVFVFVYRAQQGAAIPTDVFLPILLTTSCSSLAGLIAVAMVQKINLLQHTILLYGALFFALLGGLLVYFISLPAALVGTQSSLLANLLIFSFVIGVLFSAWRQKLATYELFIEGAKEGFQQAINLIPYLLAMLVAIGLLRASGAIQLVVDGVAWLVALAGGSTAFVDALPTALMKPLSGSGARAMMVETMQVHGADSFAGRLSSIFQGSTETTFYVLAVYFGAVGIKHSRHAIPCALVADFTAIVVGVTVALFFFG; encoded by the coding sequence ATGCTTAACCTTATCTGGTTAACCTTCTTTTTTATTGCCGCACTGTGCGGCTTTTATCAGTGGCTGGTGCTGGGTAATCAGGAGATCTTTACCGAACTGGTCAATGCCATGTTTGATATGGCCAAACTCACCGTTGAACTGGCATTGGGTTTGATAGGCGCATTGTGTCTCTGGTTGGGTATCTTTAAAATCGCCGAGCACAACGGCTGGATTGAAAAGCTGTCAAAAGCACTGACCCCCTTATTTCGCCGCCTGATGCCAGACGTGCCCGCCGGTCACCCTGCCATCGGCTCTATAACCATGAACCTGTCGGCCAATGCCTTGGGTCTGGACAATGCAGCGACGCCGCTGGGTATCAAAGCCATGCAGGATTTACAAACCCTGAATCCCAACAAAAGCGTGGCCACCAACGCGCAAATCTTGTTTTTAGTGTTAAACACCTCTTCGGTGACCCTGTTCCCGGTCTTTGTCTTTGTCTACCGGGCTCAACAAGGCGCGGCGATACCCACAGACGTGTTTTTACCCATATTACTTACCACAAGCTGTTCTTCTTTAGCCGGGCTTATTGCCGTGGCAATGGTACAAAAGATCAACTTACTACAACATACAATTTTATTGTACGGCGCACTGTTTTTCGCCCTGCTCGGCGGCCTGTTGGTGTACTTTATCAGTTTGCCTGCAGCGCTTGTGGGTACTCAATCATCATTGCTGGCAAACCTGTTAATTTTTAGTTTTGTGATCGGAGTTTTGTTCAGCGCCTGGCGACAAAAACTGGCCACGTATGAGCTATTTATCGAAGGAGCTAAAGAGGGTTTTCAGCAGGCTATTAATCTCATCCCCTATTTGTTAGCCATGCTAGTGGCCATAGGCTTGCTGCGTGCCAGTGGGGCAATCCAACTGGTGGTGGATGGAGTGGCCTGGCTGGTCGCCTTAGCAGGCGGCTCTACGGCGTTTGTGGATGCCCTGCCAACAGCCTTGATGAAGCCCTTAAGCGGTAGCGGCGCACGGGCCATGATGGTGGAAACCATGCAGGTGCATGGGGCAGACTCCTTTGCCGGACGCCTCTCCAGCATCTTTCAGGGCTCCACCGAAACGACTTTTTATGTACTCGCGGTGTACTTTGGCGCGGTGGGTATCAAACACAGCCGACACGCCATTCCTTGCGCGCTTGTGGCAGATTTCACCGCCATTGTAGTAGGTGTTACGGTGGCCCTGTTCTTTTTTGGGTAA
- a CDS encoding alpha/beta hydrolase has protein sequence MHSYNHDEQEWSTASEQVHILQPDFFIPELNRDRTVRVYLPPGYATTDKHYPVLYMHDGQNLFDEATSYSGEWRVDKSLNLMAHKGELELIVVGIDNGKQHRITELSAWDHPTYGKAEGELYLNFIVQQLMPHINQHYRILQGREFTGIMGSSMGGLMSHFGVHRYPDVFGKAGILSPSFWYANPVFQFTQQHPLPKDTRLYFLMGGEEDKLMVDEMHIMVNQIVAAGHPTYNIFNKTVPGRGHSESFWAEEFPQAVKWLFC, from the coding sequence TTGCACTCCTACAACCATGATGAACAAGAATGGAGTACCGCCTCAGAACAGGTACACATTCTGCAGCCAGATTTTTTTATTCCGGAATTAAACCGGGATCGCACTGTGCGTGTTTATCTGCCTCCTGGTTATGCCACCACCGACAAACATTACCCGGTGCTTTACATGCACGACGGACAAAACCTGTTTGATGAAGCCACTTCTTATTCGGGTGAATGGCGGGTGGATAAAAGCCTGAACCTGATGGCTCACAAAGGCGAGCTGGAGCTTATTGTGGTGGGTATCGACAATGGTAAACAACATCGCATTACTGAGCTCAGCGCCTGGGATCATCCTACCTATGGCAAAGCCGAAGGCGAGCTCTATCTGAACTTTATCGTGCAGCAACTCATGCCTCACATTAATCAGCACTACCGTATACTACAAGGACGCGAGTTTACCGGCATTATGGGCAGTTCTATGGGGGGATTAATGTCCCACTTTGGCGTACATCGTTACCCGGATGTATTTGGTAAAGCGGGCATACTGTCACCCTCCTTCTGGTACGCCAATCCCGTGTTTCAATTTACCCAACAGCATCCTTTGCCCAAAGACACCCGACTGTATTTTTTAATGGGCGGCGAAGAAGACAAACTCATGGTGGATGAGATGCATATCATGGTGAACCAGATTGTTGCTGCTGGTCACCCTACCTACAACATCTTTAACAAAACCGTCCCTGGTCGCGGCCATTCGGAATCCTTCTGGGCTGAAGAATTTCCGCAGGCAGTAAAATGGCTCTTTTGCTAA
- a CDS encoding 1-acylglycerol-3-phosphate O-acyltransferase gives MLAILRIIAMFVSFLIINAILFVVCLLRPMHRNNVHICGKFYSSMSRILGLKIVVKGMENVPDEPCVFIANHQNSYDLMTICKAVAPGTVSVGKKSLVLIPVFGWLYWLSGNVLIDRKNASRAADTLSSTIAKIKKRGISVWFFPEGTRSYGRGLLPFKTGAFRIANAVDMPIVRVCASNLIDKIKLNRWDNGTLIIHVSEPMKMDDSKGIKEWSVLFREKMLEDFEQVNSEVAQLPKAR, from the coding sequence TTGTTAGCCATACTGCGCATTATTGCGATGTTCGTTAGTTTTTTAATCATTAATGCTATTTTATTTGTAGTGTGCTTGTTGCGTCCTATGCATCGCAACAACGTCCACATATGCGGTAAGTTCTATTCCAGCATGTCCCGCATACTTGGCTTGAAAATCGTAGTCAAAGGTATGGAAAATGTACCAGATGAACCCTGCGTGTTTATCGCCAATCATCAAAACAGCTACGATCTAATGACTATTTGCAAAGCCGTTGCGCCAGGAACGGTATCGGTAGGCAAAAAAAGTCTGGTGCTTATCCCGGTTTTTGGCTGGTTGTACTGGCTATCCGGCAATGTACTGATCGACCGCAAAAACGCCAGCCGAGCTGCAGATACACTCAGTTCCACCATCGCTAAAATTAAAAAGCGCGGGATTTCAGTGTGGTTTTTCCCGGAAGGCACTCGCAGTTATGGTCGCGGCTTACTGCCCTTTAAAACTGGTGCATTTCGCATCGCCAACGCAGTAGATATGCCTATAGTGCGAGTTTGTGCCAGTAATCTGATCGATAAAATAAAGCTCAATCGCTGGGATAATGGCACCCTTATTATCCATGTAAGCGAGCCTATGAAAATGGATGACAGCAAGGGTATTAAAGAATGGTCAGTGCTTTTCAGAGAAAAAATGTTAGAAGATTTTGAACAAGTGAATTCTGAAGTCGCACAGCTTCCAAAAGCGCGATAA
- the rraB gene encoding ribonuclease E inhibitor RraB has translation MPHSNSLQDWYQFNEEIVEALTNDGSAVDKPHIIEHHIASKDFELLEKAAVDAYKAGFDVTDAEELVLDDGDELFSFDAIIERKLDLELINADTDKLVSIAEKHKVFYDGWGTYFVE, from the coding sequence ATGCCACATTCAAACAGTTTGCAGGACTGGTATCAGTTCAATGAAGAAATTGTCGAGGCCCTTACTAATGATGGTAGTGCTGTCGACAAGCCCCACATCATAGAACATCACATTGCCAGTAAAGACTTTGAGTTGCTGGAAAAAGCCGCCGTTGATGCCTACAAAGCAGGCTTTGATGTGACCGATGCTGAAGAGCTGGTGCTGGATGACGGTGACGAGTTGTTTAGCTTTGATGCCATTATCGAGCGCAAACTGGATTTAGAGCTAATCAATGCCGATACCGACAAGCTGGTGAGCATTGCCGAAAAACACAAAGTATTTTACGACGGTTGGGGCACCTACTTCGTTGAATAA
- a CDS encoding DUF484 family protein, whose product MTDTPNNTAEINTPSADWLTPELVKDYLLANPEFFQRYPLLAEELRIPHQKKGSVSLVELQAEQLREKVAELQKKLTDLMTVARQNEAIYRIYADLNLRLFHCKQLSDIREALQETVCQQLKLKDVVLHLIGDDSAIAEKDRQVILDKRLKQSDFFFGRLTQEENRMLFSDSQPQSVVIMRLRHEDELGLLVIGSDNDGHFNPQMDTLLITQLQQFLSLIIPTLQE is encoded by the coding sequence ATGACCGACACACCGAATAACACCGCCGAAATAAACACGCCGTCAGCTGACTGGTTAACCCCGGAGCTAGTTAAAGATTACCTTTTAGCCAATCCTGAATTTTTTCAACGCTATCCGCTATTGGCTGAAGAGCTGAGAATACCTCATCAAAAGAAAGGCTCAGTGTCTTTGGTGGAGTTACAGGCCGAGCAATTGCGGGAGAAAGTGGCGGAACTGCAGAAGAAACTGACCGATCTGATGACCGTTGCCCGTCAGAATGAAGCTATCTATCGTATCTATGCTGATCTTAACTTGCGTTTGTTTCACTGCAAACAGTTGTCGGATATTCGCGAGGCGCTGCAAGAGACGGTCTGCCAGCAGTTAAAGTTAAAGGATGTGGTGTTGCACCTCATCGGTGATGACAGCGCAATCGCAGAAAAAGACCGGCAAGTGATTCTGGACAAGCGCCTTAAACAATCGGATTTCTTTTTTGGTCGTTTGACGCAAGAAGAAAATCGTATGCTGTTTAGTGATAGTCAGCCGCAGTCTGTGGTTATTATGCGCCTTCGTCATGAAGATGAACTGGGCCTGTTGGTGATTGGCAGTGACAATGACGGACACTTTAATCCGCAAATGGACACTTTGTTGATCACCCAATTACAGCAGTTTTTGAGCCTCATTATACCGACATTGCAGGAATAA
- a CDS encoding alpha/beta hydrolase, with protein sequence MQFALPKSFYSPAEVEYLEVVWVFMHDAQNLFDEKTSFAGEWRVDESLNALAQEHDLQLIVVGIDNGGEHRTQELSSWDHEKYGKAEGEQYTDFIVNVLKPYIDDRYRTLPDATNTAIMGSSMGALSSHYAIHTYPEIFSKAGLFSPLLLVCRPGVSLH encoded by the coding sequence ATCCAATTTGCCTTGCCTAAATCCTTTTATTCTCCCGCTGAAGTCGAGTATCTTGAGGTAGTTTGGGTATTTATGCACGACGCGCAAAATCTGTTCGATGAAAAAACATCTTTCGCCGGAGAGTGGCGCGTTGACGAAAGCCTCAATGCCCTCGCACAAGAACATGACTTACAGCTCATCGTTGTAGGTATAGACAATGGCGGCGAACACCGCACTCAAGAACTCAGTAGCTGGGATCATGAAAAATATGGTAAAGCAGAAGGTGAGCAGTACACCGACTTTATCGTCAACGTACTCAAACCCTACATCGATGACCGTTATCGCACTCTGCCTGATGCCACCAATACCGCCATTATGGGTAGCTCCATGGGGGCACTCAGCAGTCACTATGCCATTCACACTTACCCTGAAATATTCAGTAAAGCAGGATTATTCTCCCCCCTCTTATTGGTATGCAGACCAGGTGTTTCCCTTCACTGA
- the dapF gene encoding diaminopimelate epimerase — MLVQFSKMHGLGNDFMVIDNLTQNVFFSKEKIAQLADRNFGIGFDQMLLVEPPYDPDQDFHYRIFNADGSEVTQCGNGARCFARFVKMKGLINRNKISVSTKNGRMVLYLENDGMVTVNMGRPNFEPSAVPIKANKQENIYLIRAEEHTVMAGAVSMGNPHCVMEVDNIDTAPVQSLGPILETHERFPEGVNVGFMQIMNRKHIRLRVFERGVGETLACGSGACAAAVIGQLQGKLDENVRVDLPGGSLKIRWQGNDTMIKMTGAAEHVFDGSIEI; from the coding sequence ATGTTAGTGCAGTTTTCTAAAATGCACGGTCTGGGTAATGATTTCATGGTAATTGATAATCTTACCCAGAACGTCTTCTTCTCAAAAGAGAAGATCGCTCAACTGGCGGATCGTAATTTTGGTATCGGTTTTGACCAAATGTTGCTGGTGGAGCCCCCCTATGATCCGGATCAGGATTTCCATTATCGCATCTTCAATGCCGACGGCTCTGAGGTAACACAATGTGGTAATGGCGCTCGCTGTTTTGCCCGCTTCGTTAAAATGAAAGGCTTAATCAATCGCAATAAGATATCCGTGAGCACCAAAAATGGTCGTATGGTACTTTATCTGGAAAACGACGGCATGGTAACGGTGAATATGGGGCGACCCAATTTTGAGCCTTCTGCGGTGCCCATCAAGGCGAATAAACAGGAAAATATCTATTTGATCCGTGCCGAGGAGCACACCGTGATGGCGGGAGCGGTTTCCATGGGTAACCCTCATTGTGTGATGGAAGTTGATAATATCGACACCGCGCCGGTGCAATCGCTAGGGCCGATACTTGAAACCCATGAACGCTTTCCCGAAGGCGTAAACGTGGGCTTTATGCAGATTATGAATCGCAAACACATTCGCTTGCGGGTGTTCGAACGTGGTGTTGGGGAAACCCTGGCCTGCGGAAGTGGCGCTTGTGCCGCTGCGGTTATCGGACAATTGCAAGGCAAGTTGGATGAGAATGTCAGGGTAGACTTACCGGGTGGTTCCCTTAAAATACGATGGCAGGGCAACGACACAATGATAAAAATGACAGGTGCCGCAGAACACGTTTTTGACGGCAGTATTGAAATATGA
- the lptM gene encoding LPS translocon maturation chaperone LptM, with protein MCKFSFIFLLLLSITACGQRGPLYLPQDAAQPQTNDASSETSAGESDGNEANPPQTNPQNEDQEQ; from the coding sequence ATGTGCAAGTTCTCTTTCATTTTCCTGTTGCTTCTATCTATTACGGCTTGTGGACAACGCGGTCCATTGTATTTGCCCCAAGATGCTGCGCAGCCACAAACTAATGACGCTTCAAGTGAAACCTCAGCCGGTGAATCGGATGGTAATGAAGCGAACCCACCACAGACAAATCCACAAAATGAAGACCAGGAGCAATAG